The Thermus brockianus genome window below encodes:
- a CDS encoding branched-chain amino acid ABC transporter permease — translation MVLLEALITGGIAGGVYGLLALGLSLQYGVARILNLAYGEAVILAGIATFLLYQGLGLSPLVSLAVLPPLSFLLHLLFHRILFLPLVGRTLALDGTTEGRIILLTFGVSFLVQGLLAAEGGGRIFSYSYLSQGVALGPSAVALNRLLACFLGLALIGLTHLFLRRTRMGMAIRALSREPEEVLLVGVPAARLAGYLFALGGGVAAAAGVLFSMFLALTPAMGPEFTLKALVVVVLGGLQGTAGVLVGGLVLGVAEALVTRLVSPGLSLAAVYGLFVLGVLYLRGQRETVRQ, via the coding sequence ATGGTGCTCCTGGAAGCCCTCATCACCGGGGGCATCGCTGGGGGGGTCTACGGGCTTCTCGCCCTGGGCCTTTCCCTCCAATACGGGGTGGCGCGCATCCTCAACCTAGCCTATGGAGAAGCGGTTATTCTGGCTGGCATCGCCACCTTCTTGCTTTACCAAGGCTTGGGGCTTAGCCCCTTAGTCTCCCTAGCGGTTTTGCCCCCCCTTTCCTTTCTCCTCCACCTCCTTTTCCACCGCATCCTCTTTCTTCCGTTGGTAGGACGAACCCTGGCCTTGGACGGAACCACGGAAGGGCGAATTATTCTCCTGACCTTTGGGGTCTCGTTTCTGGTCCAGGGGCTTTTGGCCGCCGAAGGGGGAGGAAGAATCTTTAGCTACAGCTACCTAAGCCAAGGGGTAGCGCTTGGGCCAAGCGCGGTGGCCCTTAATCGCCTATTGGCCTGTTTCCTGGGGCTAGCCTTGATAGGCTTGACCCATCTCTTCCTCAGGCGAACCCGCATGGGCATGGCCATACGGGCCCTGAGCCGGGAACCCGAGGAAGTCCTTCTAGTTGGGGTCCCTGCCGCACGCTTGGCGGGTTACCTGTTCGCCTTGGGTGGGGGAGTGGCGGCTGCCGCTGGGGTGCTCTTCAGCATGTTTCTGGCCCTCACGCCCGCCATGGGTCCTGAATTCACACTCAAAGCCTTAGTGGTGGTGGTTCTAGGTGGCTTGCAAGGTACGGCGGGGGTTTTGGTTGGTGGCCTGGTGTTGGGCGTGGCTGAGGCCCTTGTGACCCGCCTTGTAAGCCCTGGCCTGAGCCTTGCTGCCGTCTATGGGCTTTTTGTCCTCGGGGTGCTCTATTTGCGAGGACAAAGGGAGACTGTGCGGCAATGA
- a CDS encoding ATP-binding cassette domain-containing protein codes for MKGYLGFFFLLALALPLFGSEYLLSAGVSVILYATLAATWATFTGPARYLSLATSAFFGIGVYTVALLHPYLPWPALVPLAYLFSALLALGVGLATLRLQGIYFTVFTYGLAELIRQGVTWIQRNVGGSVGNYIFVEISPLTLYYTLVGISLVALIAGLRFQESRFGLALTATGDDELAARHAGIPVFGLRIGVFALTAGIMGAVGAVVAPRWVYVDPGLAFNPNLSFLTAVTALLGGLGNPAGAFLAAPPLVLAYDFLSGRFPHHATALMGLGFILLVYFLPRGLLGLFPTPRPQTPRHPQAAQNPAPKLPQGPLLQAQNLTKAFGGLVAVAQVDLEVRPGEAVGLIGPNGSGKTTVLGLLAGTLKPDGGRVRFLGQEVTGRPPETLARLGLARTFQQIRLFPSLSVYAHVYLPLCFQDAEKAGGQAWAILARVGLEEKAHLYPASLTYLDAKRLELARALALSPRLLLLDEWLAGLNPAELQQAVTLLHELQREGISLLIVEHLMPAIRALCDRVYVLSFGEIIAQGPTEEVLRHPKVVEVYLGVEHA; via the coding sequence ATGAAAGGATACTTGGGTTTCTTCTTCTTGTTGGCCCTGGCCTTGCCCCTTTTCGGAAGCGAGTACCTCCTCTCTGCCGGGGTTTCGGTCATCCTTTACGCCACGCTGGCGGCTACCTGGGCCACGTTCACGGGCCCTGCGCGGTATCTGAGCCTGGCCACTTCTGCGTTTTTCGGGATAGGGGTTTACACGGTAGCCCTCCTCCATCCTTACCTACCCTGGCCTGCGTTGGTACCCTTGGCCTATTTGTTTAGCGCCCTTCTGGCTCTAGGAGTAGGCCTTGCCACCCTAAGGCTCCAGGGGATTTACTTCACCGTCTTCACCTATGGCCTGGCGGAACTGATCCGCCAAGGTGTAACCTGGATCCAACGCAACGTAGGTGGGTCCGTGGGCAACTACATCTTTGTGGAGATAAGCCCACTAACCCTTTACTACACCCTGGTAGGCATCTCCCTGGTCGCCTTAATCGCCGGGCTACGCTTCCAGGAAAGCCGGTTCGGGCTCGCCCTCACCGCCACGGGGGATGACGAACTGGCGGCCCGCCACGCCGGGATACCGGTCTTCGGGCTTCGGATAGGGGTTTTCGCCCTCACGGCTGGGATTATGGGTGCGGTGGGGGCCGTGGTGGCCCCGCGCTGGGTCTACGTGGACCCCGGGCTCGCCTTTAACCCCAACCTCTCTTTCCTTACCGCCGTCACCGCTCTGCTCGGGGGCTTGGGGAATCCGGCGGGAGCCTTCTTGGCCGCTCCCCCCTTGGTGCTCGCGTATGACTTTCTAAGCGGCCGCTTTCCCCACCATGCCACAGCCCTCATGGGACTGGGTTTCATCCTGCTGGTTTACTTCTTGCCTCGAGGCCTCCTGGGCCTCTTTCCTACCCCAAGGCCCCAGACACCACGCCACCCCCAGGCGGCGCAAAACCCTGCGCCCAAGCTCCCGCAAGGACCACTCCTGCAAGCCCAAAACCTCACCAAGGCCTTTGGGGGGTTGGTGGCGGTGGCGCAGGTGGACTTAGAGGTACGGCCGGGAGAAGCGGTGGGCCTCATAGGCCCGAACGGTTCGGGGAAGACCACCGTTTTGGGCCTTCTCGCAGGTACCCTAAAACCCGATGGAGGGCGGGTGCGCTTCCTGGGACAGGAGGTAACCGGTCGGCCTCCAGAAACCCTGGCCCGGCTTGGCCTGGCCAGGACCTTTCAGCAGATACGCCTCTTCCCCTCCCTCAGCGTTTACGCCCACGTTTACCTCCCCTTGTGCTTCCAAGATGCCGAGAAGGCGGGGGGCCAGGCCTGGGCGATTTTGGCCAGGGTGGGCTTGGAGGAGAAGGCCCACCTTTACCCCGCCTCCCTGACTTATTTGGACGCAAAGCGGCTAGAGTTGGCCCGGGCCCTGGCCCTTTCCCCTCGGCTTCTCCTTTTGGATGAGTGGTTGGCGGGGCTGAACCCTGCGGAGTTGCAGCAAGCAGTTACCCTTCTCCACGAGCTTCAACGGGAAGGGATATCCCTCCTCATCGTGGAACACCTGATGCCCGCCATCCGAGCCTTGTGCGACCGCGTCTATGTCCTCTCTTTCGGAGAAATCATCGCCCAAGGGCCCACCGAGGAGGTTTTGCGTCACCCGAAGGTGGTGGAGGTCTACCTGGGGGTGGAGCATGCTTGA
- the dmpG gene encoding 4-hydroxy-2-oxovalerate aldolase, translating to MSWDLEGAKPPVVVDTTLRDGSHAHRHQYTVAEARAIARALDEAGVYGIEVAHGDGLGGSSLQYGFSRVDELELIRAVREEVRRAKVAALLLPGIGTRKELREAVEAGIQMVRIATQCTEADISEQHFGMAKEMGLIAVGFLMMSHMRPPEFLAEQARLMESYGADVVYIVDSAGAMLPQDAYARVKALKGALTRAQVGFHAHNNLGLAIGNTLAALAAGADWVDGTLRGYGAGAGNAATEVLAAVLDKAGLNPGLDVFKLLDAAEYVMGPILHFQPYPDRDSIAIGYAGVYSTFLLHAKRIGKEFGVDPLAILLELGRRQAVAGQEDWILRVALELKEKEAGALAD from the coding sequence GTGAGCTGGGACCTAGAAGGGGCCAAGCCGCCGGTGGTGGTGGACACCACCTTGCGGGACGGTTCCCACGCCCACCGGCACCAGTACACGGTGGCGGAGGCCAGGGCCATCGCCCGGGCCTTGGACGAGGCTGGGGTGTATGGGATAGAGGTTGCCCACGGGGACGGGCTTGGGGGTAGCTCCCTGCAGTACGGCTTCTCCCGCGTGGACGAGCTGGAACTCATCCGGGCGGTGCGGGAGGAGGTGAGGCGGGCCAAGGTGGCGGCCTTGCTCCTTCCCGGGATCGGGACCCGCAAGGAGCTGAGGGAGGCGGTGGAGGCGGGGATCCAGATGGTGCGCATCGCCACCCAGTGCACGGAGGCGGACATCTCCGAGCAGCACTTCGGGATGGCCAAGGAGATGGGCCTCATAGCGGTGGGCTTCCTCATGATGAGCCACATGCGCCCGCCGGAGTTTTTGGCGGAACAGGCCCGCCTCATGGAGTCCTACGGGGCGGACGTGGTGTACATCGTGGACTCCGCGGGGGCCATGCTGCCGCAGGACGCCTACGCCCGGGTGAAGGCCCTGAAGGGGGCCCTTACCCGGGCCCAGGTGGGCTTCCACGCCCACAACAACCTGGGCTTGGCCATCGGGAACACCCTGGCGGCCCTGGCGGCTGGGGCGGACTGGGTGGACGGGACCTTAAGGGGGTACGGGGCGGGGGCTGGGAACGCGGCCACGGAGGTATTGGCGGCGGTTTTGGACAAGGCGGGGCTCAACCCGGGGCTGGACGTCTTCAAACTCCTGGACGCGGCGGAGTACGTGATGGGGCCCATCCTGCACTTCCAGCCCTACCCGGACCGGGACTCCATCGCCATCGGGTATGCTGGGGTGTACTCTACCTTCCTTTTGCACGCCAAGCGCATTGGCAAGGAGTTTGGGGTGGACCCCTTGGCCATCCTCTTGGAGCTTGGCCGGCGCCAGGCGGTGGCGGGGCAGGAGGACTGGATCCTGCGGGTGGCCCTGGAGCTCAAGGAGAAGGAAGCCGGGGCCTTGGCCGACTAG
- a CDS encoding 2-keto-4-pentenoate hydratase — MSPETFAQELETAWEARRPIEPLSERGLQGLEAAYRVQEAWNRLRLAKGDRVVGRKIGLTSRAVQEQLGVDQPDFGNLWASRFLGVGERAEVEASLFLQPRVEGELAFLMGRRLQGPHVTPQEVLAATEAVAFALEIVDSRIRDWRIRIEDTIADNASFGAFFVGPWERALLEEDLSALGLVLYKNGEVVAQGAGAACLGHPARAVAWLANALAAFGVALEPGDIVMSGAWAPVQVARPGDLFTLVGTGGRALSLRFV; from the coding sequence ATGAGCCCCGAAACCTTCGCGCAGGAGCTGGAAACGGCTTGGGAGGCGAGGAGGCCCATAGAACCCCTTTCCGAGCGGGGCCTCCAGGGGTTGGAGGCCGCCTACCGGGTCCAGGAGGCCTGGAACCGCCTGCGCCTCGCCAAGGGGGACCGGGTGGTGGGGCGCAAGATCGGCCTCACCTCGAGGGCGGTCCAGGAGCAGCTGGGCGTGGACCAGCCGGACTTCGGCAACCTCTGGGCGAGCCGCTTCCTGGGGGTGGGGGAGCGGGCTGAGGTGGAGGCCTCCCTTTTCCTCCAGCCCCGGGTGGAAGGGGAACTGGCCTTCCTCATGGGAAGGCGCCTTCAGGGCCCCCACGTGACCCCGCAGGAGGTGCTGGCCGCCACGGAGGCGGTGGCCTTCGCCCTGGAGATCGTGGACTCCCGCATCCGGGACTGGCGGATCCGCATAGAGGACACCATCGCCGACAACGCCTCCTTCGGGGCCTTTTTTGTGGGGCCTTGGGAGCGGGCCTTGCTGGAGGAGGACCTCTCCGCTTTGGGCCTCGTGCTCTACAAGAACGGGGAAGTGGTGGCCCAGGGGGCGGGGGCGGCCTGCCTGGGGCACCCGGCCAGGGCGGTGGCCTGGCTCGCCAACGCCCTGGCCGCCTTCGGGGTGGCCCTGGAGCCGGGGGACATCGTCATGTCCGGGGCCTGGGCCCCGGTGCAGGTGGCCCGCCCGGGCGACCTCTTCACCTTGGTGGGGACGGGGGGAAGGGCCCTATCCTTGCGCTTTGTCTAG
- a CDS encoding 2-keto-4-pentenoate hydratase — MTLLEAVRQARQTGKTLPGGRDWGVDLSGAYRIQEALFPGPLKGYKLGLVSEAKQRQMGLSEPTFGRVHPGMLWEKPVLSCFIQPRVEPEVAVVLREDVPPGASAGRAYAAIGGFFLAVDLLDSVWEGYRFTAIEVVADNTSGGGFLLGTKRYARPPKGVLRLYLNGEKVAEGPVEALGDPGVRLSWLAERVGGLRAGQVIFLGSPAPAAPLGQGVLELWGEGGVLLARVE, encoded by the coding sequence ATGACGCTTTTGGAGGCGGTGCGGCAGGCCCGCCAAACGGGCAAAACCCTTCCTGGCGGCCGGGACTGGGGTGTGGACCTTTCCGGGGCCTACCGCATCCAGGAGGCCCTTTTCCCGGGGCCCTTGAAGGGGTATAAGCTCGGGCTGGTTTCCGAGGCCAAGCAGCGGCAGATGGGCCTTTCCGAGCCCACCTTTGGCCGGGTCCACCCAGGGATGCTTTGGGAGAAGCCGGTACTTAGCTGCTTTATCCAGCCCCGGGTGGAGCCCGAGGTGGCGGTGGTGCTCAGGGAGGACGTGCCTCCCGGGGCCTCCGCGGGCCGGGCCTATGCCGCCATCGGAGGGTTTTTCCTGGCAGTGGACCTTTTGGACTCCGTGTGGGAAGGATACCGCTTCACCGCCATAGAGGTGGTGGCGGACAACACCTCAGGGGGCGGGTTTCTTTTGGGCACCAAGCGGTACGCCCGCCCCCCCAAAGGGGTCCTTCGGCTTTACCTGAACGGGGAGAAGGTGGCGGAGGGCCCCGTGGAGGCCTTGGGGGACCCGGGGGTGCGGCTTTCCTGGCTGGCGGAGCGGGTTGGGGGGCTTCGGGCGGGCCAGGTGATCTTCCTGGGCTCCCCGGCACCGGCGGCGCCCTTAGGGCAAGGGGTTTTGGAGCTTTGGGGCGAGGGGGGCGTGCTCCTCGCCCGGGTGGAGTGA
- a CDS encoding amino acid ABC transporter substrate-binding protein encodes MKETRRSFLWKALATGATLLVPGRAQGRTVRIGYSISKTGPYATGAGITTLPNYRLWVEEVNATGGLKLATGPTRVAVVEYDDRSTPEEAIRNIERLIVQDRVDFVLPPWGTAMNLAVAPVFARHGYPQLGVANLSEKTPELVRRWPSYFSFLGLPSQYAEALALLLRNLAAAGRIGRRVAVVHTDDEFGLELSNAFRRAAQKEGLELVYFQSYPQGFSDFVSLLNAVKGRNPDAFVAFSYPAETLAFPEAAAVVGFNPAVFFLGVGTAFPVFRQRYGTRAEGVMGLGGVVPNQAWRNYLERHKAVTGQEPDRWASQVTYASLQALRGAIEKLGKVDRFQIVRLLRQETFDTILGPLKLEGNIFRGNWLIGQWQDGEFVAVMPERPGAASPRVPKPAWNR; translated from the coding sequence ATGAAGGAAACCCGCAGGTCTTTTCTCTGGAAGGCCCTAGCCACCGGGGCGACCCTCCTGGTCCCGGGCAGGGCACAAGGCCGCACGGTGCGGATCGGCTACTCCATCTCCAAAACGGGGCCTTACGCTACGGGAGCGGGCATCACAACCCTGCCCAACTACCGCCTTTGGGTGGAGGAGGTCAATGCTACTGGAGGGCTTAAACTGGCCACGGGCCCCACACGGGTTGCGGTGGTGGAGTACGATGACCGCTCCACTCCCGAGGAGGCCATCCGGAACATAGAGCGCCTTATTGTCCAGGATCGGGTGGACTTCGTCTTGCCTCCCTGGGGCACGGCGATGAACCTCGCCGTGGCTCCCGTTTTCGCTCGCCACGGTTACCCCCAGTTGGGGGTGGCCAACCTGAGCGAAAAGACCCCTGAGCTGGTGCGGCGCTGGCCCAGCTACTTCTCCTTCCTAGGCCTACCTTCCCAATACGCTGAGGCCCTCGCTCTTTTGCTTCGCAACCTGGCTGCGGCCGGCAGAATTGGGCGGCGCGTGGCAGTGGTACACACGGACGACGAGTTCGGCTTAGAGCTTTCCAATGCTTTCCGCCGGGCAGCGCAAAAGGAAGGCCTGGAACTGGTCTACTTTCAGAGCTACCCGCAGGGCTTCAGCGACTTCGTTTCGCTCCTCAATGCGGTTAAAGGCCGCAACCCCGATGCCTTCGTTGCCTTTAGCTACCCAGCGGAAACCCTCGCCTTCCCAGAAGCGGCAGCGGTGGTGGGCTTTAACCCGGCGGTCTTCTTCCTTGGGGTCGGCACAGCCTTTCCTGTTTTCCGCCAGCGTTACGGAACCAGGGCCGAAGGCGTGATGGGATTAGGTGGCGTGGTGCCCAATCAAGCCTGGCGGAACTATTTGGAACGGCACAAAGCGGTGACAGGCCAGGAGCCAGACCGCTGGGCAAGCCAGGTAACCTACGCCTCCCTTCAGGCGCTGAGAGGGGCTATTGAAAAGCTGGGGAAAGTAGACCGTTTCCAAATCGTACGCCTCCTGCGCCAGGAAACCTTTGATACCATCCTTGGGCCGCTAAAGCTGGAGGGCAACATTTTCCGTGGCAACTGGCTCATCGGCCAGTGGCAGGACGGCGAGTTTGTGGCGGTGATGCCGGAACGGCCGGGAGCTGCTTCCCCGCGGGTACCCAAGCCCGCCTGGAACCGTTAA
- a CDS encoding tautomerase family protein, whose product MVVLKVTLLEGRPLEKKRELVRRLTEMAARLLQEPHEEIRVILYEVRRDQWAAGGVLFSDKEGA is encoded by the coding sequence ATGGTAGTCCTTAAGGTGACCCTATTGGAGGGGCGCCCGCTGGAGAAAAAGCGGGAGCTGGTGAGGCGGCTGACGGAGATGGCGGCGCGCCTCTTGCAGGAACCTCACGAGGAAATCCGCGTCATCCTCTACGAGGTGCGGCGCGACCAGTGGGCGGCGGGAGGGGTGCTCTTTTCGGACAAGGAGGGGGCATGA
- a CDS encoding acetaldehyde dehydrogenase (acetylating) — MDKVKVAILGSGNIGTDLMYKLLKDPGHMELVAVVGIDPNSEGLARARSLGLEASPEGIGYLLERPEIRIVFDATSAKAHVRHAKLLREAGKIAIDLTPAARGPYVVPPVNLKEHLDKENVNLITCGGQATIPLVYAVHRVVPALYAEMVSTVASRSAGPGTRQNIDEFTFTTARGLEAIGGARRGKAIIILNPAEPPIIMTNTVRVVPETEAFEREAIVASVRAMEREVQAYVPGYRLKADPVFERLPTPWGERTVVSMLLEVEGAGDYLPRYAGNLDIMTASARRVGEVFAQHLLGKPVGEVVA; from the coding sequence ATGGACAAGGTCAAGGTAGCCATTCTCGGTTCAGGCAACATCGGCACCGATTTGATGTACAAGCTTTTGAAGGACCCTGGGCACATGGAGCTGGTGGCGGTGGTGGGGATAGACCCGAATTCGGAGGGTTTGGCGCGGGCCCGGTCCTTGGGTTTGGAGGCGAGCCCGGAGGGGATCGGGTACCTTTTGGAGAGGCCGGAGATCCGGATCGTCTTTGACGCCACGAGCGCCAAGGCCCACGTGCGGCACGCCAAGCTCTTGAGGGAGGCGGGGAAGATCGCCATTGACCTGACCCCGGCGGCGCGGGGGCCGTACGTGGTGCCGCCGGTGAACCTGAAGGAACACCTGGACAAGGAGAACGTCAACCTGATCACCTGCGGGGGCCAGGCCACGATTCCCCTGGTGTACGCGGTGCACCGGGTGGTGCCGGCCCTGTACGCGGAGATGGTGTCCACGGTGGCCTCCCGCTCCGCGGGACCTGGGACGCGGCAGAACATTGACGAGTTCACCTTTACCACGGCCCGGGGCCTGGAGGCGATTGGTGGGGCGAGGCGTGGGAAGGCCATCATCATCCTGAACCCGGCGGAGCCGCCCATCATCATGACGAACACGGTGCGGGTGGTCCCGGAGACGGAGGCTTTTGAGCGGGAGGCCATTGTGGCCAGCGTGCGGGCCATGGAGCGGGAGGTGCAGGCCTACGTGCCGGGGTACCGCTTGAAGGCGGACCCGGTGTTTGAGCGGCTGCCCACGCCCTGGGGGGAGCGGACGGTGGTGTCCATGCTTTTGGAGGTGGAGGGGGCTGGGGACTACCTGCCGAGGTACGCGGGGAACCTGGACATCATGACGGCTTCAGCGCGGCGGGTGGGGGAGGTGTTTGCCCAGCACCTTTTGGGGAAGCCGGTGGGGGAGGTGGTGGCGTGA
- a CDS encoding IclR family transcriptional regulator: MLGTVQKVGEVLELFSQDRSEWGVSEVAKALGIPKSSAHSLLATLSQIGLLKRSREGRYRLGWRILALSQVLLSTSSWRQEARRAMEELVARYGETTHLAVLECGRVVYVEKLEGTRAVRVVNTGIGVELPAHCSGVGKVLLAFRPWEEVERILAARGMPAFTPNTITTLDELKTELQAVRERGYAYDIEEVVPELCCVAAPIRDHTGEVIAAMSLSVPFYRFQQMKEEYRRAILEATRAVSERLGYMGEPAWTRSR, from the coding sequence ATGCTGGGAACGGTACAGAAGGTTGGCGAGGTCCTGGAACTCTTCTCCCAAGACCGCTCGGAGTGGGGGGTAAGCGAGGTGGCCAAGGCCCTGGGCATCCCCAAGTCCAGCGCCCATTCCCTCCTGGCCACCCTGAGCCAGATCGGGCTCTTGAAGCGCAGCCGGGAGGGGCGGTACCGCCTGGGCTGGCGCATCCTTGCCCTTTCCCAGGTGCTCCTTTCCACGAGCTCCTGGCGGCAGGAGGCCCGTCGGGCCATGGAGGAGCTGGTGGCCCGCTACGGGGAGACCACCCACCTGGCGGTTCTGGAGTGCGGCCGGGTGGTCTACGTGGAGAAGCTGGAGGGAACCCGGGCGGTGCGGGTGGTGAACACCGGAATAGGGGTGGAACTCCCGGCCCACTGCAGCGGGGTGGGGAAGGTCCTCTTGGCCTTCCGCCCCTGGGAGGAGGTGGAAAGGATTCTGGCGGCACGGGGGATGCCCGCCTTTACCCCCAACACCATCACCACCTTGGACGAGCTCAAAACCGAACTCCAGGCGGTGCGGGAACGTGGCTACGCTTACGACATCGAGGAGGTGGTGCCGGAGCTTTGCTGCGTGGCCGCTCCCATCCGCGACCACACGGGAGAGGTCATCGCCGCCATGAGCCTCTCCGTGCCCTTTTACCGTTTCCAGCAGATGAAGGAGGAGTACCGGAGGGCCATCCTCGAGGCCACCCGTGCCGTTTCCGAGCGGCTCGGGTACATGGGGGAGCCAGCATGGACAAGGTCAAGGTAG
- a CDS encoding ABC transporter ATP-binding protein, whose product MLEAQKFSVAYGAHRAVEGVTIRLGPGEVVAVLGANGAGKSSLLRGLMGLAPAQGRLLLEGEDVSFLAQRGLTEALVGRGLVLVPERGGVFRSLSVRENLLLGGYRTGEPPWRDIFSLFPALEARLGQRVGSMSGGEQRMVALARALAARPRYLLLDEPTLGLAPLLAKRLLATLKAFAAQGVGVLLVEQNAGLALQVAQRAYLLQEGRIVREGSAETLLHDPIVRQAYLGG is encoded by the coding sequence ATGCTTGAGGCGCAAAAGTTTAGCGTTGCCTATGGAGCCCACCGGGCGGTGGAGGGGGTAACGATTCGCTTAGGCCCAGGTGAGGTGGTGGCGGTGCTCGGCGCCAACGGGGCGGGGAAAAGCTCCCTTTTGCGGGGGCTTATGGGCTTAGCCCCCGCTCAGGGCAGGCTCTTGTTGGAGGGGGAGGACGTGAGTTTCCTAGCGCAGAGGGGATTGACCGAGGCCTTGGTGGGGAGGGGGCTCGTGCTGGTGCCGGAGCGGGGTGGAGTGTTCCGCAGCCTATCTGTGCGGGAAAACTTACTCTTAGGTGGCTACCGGACGGGCGAACCTCCATGGCGGGACATCTTTTCCCTCTTCCCCGCCCTCGAGGCCCGCCTCGGACAGCGGGTGGGCTCCATGAGCGGAGGCGAGCAACGCATGGTCGCTCTAGCCCGAGCCCTAGCGGCCAGGCCTCGGTACCTCCTGTTGGACGAGCCTACCCTGGGCCTTGCCCCCCTTTTGGCCAAACGCCTCCTGGCCACCCTCAAGGCCTTTGCCGCCCAAGGTGTGGGCGTTCTTTTGGTAGAGCAGAATGCGGGCCTAGCGCTCCAGGTAGCGCAACGGGCCTACCTCCTTCAGGAAGGGCGCATCGTGCGCGAGGGCTCTGCGGAAACCTTGCTCCACGATCCCATCGTGCGCCAGGCCTACTTGGGGGGCTGA
- a CDS encoding aldehyde dehydrogenase yields the protein MVEPKIYKETVERLKALGFPFELPLDVTHYIGGEFVRGENFFPVVYPATGEVIGTAPEGREKEVEMAVQAAHEAFQKWGKMPPSQRRPYLRRFAEKIREYKPVFEVLESLDVGRPIHENRLGYVDRMANNIEFFADFAVTHGSEAYPMENGYINYVLRFPVGVAALITPWNMPSMLATWKIGPTLAFGNTAVLKPAEFTPLGAWLLARCAHEAGLPPGVFNVVHGFGPNSAGELLTKHPLVRLVSFTGETTTGKVIMKNAADTLKRLSMELGGKAPNLIFESADLERAVEVTLRASFFNQGEVCLAGSRLLVQRSIYEAFLDKLVAAAKALKVGDPLDPETRMGALIAEEHLQKVMSYVEIARETATILTGGKRPELPHPFDKGYFLEPTVVVDVKPSDKVCQEEIFGPMVVVMPFDTEEEAIALANNTPYGLNAIVQTRDVGQAVRVSEALEVGTVWVNDWFVRDLRVPFGGAKQSGIGREGGHYGYEFYYETKNVCIANR from the coding sequence ATGGTGGAGCCCAAAATCTACAAGGAAACGGTGGAGCGGCTTAAGGCGCTGGGCTTTCCCTTTGAGCTTCCCCTCGATGTGACCCACTACATCGGCGGCGAGTTCGTGCGGGGGGAGAACTTCTTCCCCGTGGTCTACCCGGCCACGGGGGAGGTGATCGGCACCGCCCCCGAGGGGCGGGAAAAAGAGGTGGAGATGGCGGTGCAGGCGGCCCACGAGGCCTTTCAGAAGTGGGGGAAGATGCCCCCAAGCCAGAGGCGGCCTTATCTCCGCCGCTTCGCCGAGAAGATCCGGGAGTACAAACCCGTCTTTGAGGTGCTGGAAAGCCTGGACGTGGGGCGGCCCATCCACGAGAACCGCCTCGGGTATGTGGACCGCATGGCGAACAACATAGAGTTCTTCGCCGACTTCGCCGTGACCCACGGCTCCGAGGCTTACCCCATGGAAAACGGCTACATCAACTACGTCCTGCGTTTCCCCGTGGGGGTGGCGGCCCTCATCACCCCCTGGAACATGCCCAGCATGCTCGCCACCTGGAAGATTGGCCCCACCCTGGCCTTCGGCAACACCGCCGTGCTTAAGCCGGCGGAGTTCACCCCCTTGGGGGCCTGGCTCCTTGCCCGTTGCGCCCACGAGGCGGGGCTTCCCCCTGGGGTCTTCAACGTGGTCCACGGCTTCGGGCCCAACTCCGCCGGGGAGCTCCTCACCAAGCACCCCTTGGTGCGCCTCGTTTCCTTCACGGGGGAGACCACCACGGGGAAGGTCATCATGAAAAACGCCGCCGACACCCTGAAGCGGCTCTCCATGGAGCTCGGGGGGAAAGCCCCTAACCTCATCTTTGAAAGCGCCGACCTGGAGCGGGCGGTGGAGGTGACCCTGCGGGCAAGCTTCTTCAACCAGGGGGAGGTGTGCCTGGCAGGCTCCCGCCTCCTCGTCCAGCGCTCCATCTACGAGGCCTTTTTGGACAAACTGGTGGCGGCGGCCAAGGCCCTCAAGGTGGGGGACCCCTTGGACCCCGAGACCCGCATGGGGGCCCTCATCGCTGAGGAGCACCTGCAGAAGGTCATGTCCTACGTGGAGATCGCCCGGGAAACCGCCACCATCCTCACGGGGGGCAAGCGGCCCGAGCTACCCCACCCCTTTGACAAGGGCTACTTCCTGGAGCCCACGGTGGTGGTGGACGTGAAGCCCTCGGACAAGGTCTGCCAGGAGGAGATCTTCGGCCCCATGGTGGTGGTGATGCCCTTTGACACCGAGGAGGAGGCCATAGCCCTCGCCAACAACACCCCTTACGGCCTGAACGCTATTGTCCAGACCCGGGACGTGGGCCAGGCGGTGCGGGTGTCGGAGGCCCTCGAGGTGGGCACGGTCTGGGTGAACGACTGGTTCGTGCGGGACCTGCGGGTGCCCTTCGGCGGGGCCAAGCAGTCGGGGATTGGCCGCGAGGGAGGGCATTACGGCTACGAGTTCTACTACGAGACCAAGAACGTCTGCATCGCCAACCGGTGA